The genomic stretch TCAGCGTGGACTTGGCTTAACAGATGAACAGCTCAGGGAGGTCATTAACCAGATAATCAAACTGAATCCAAAGCCCGCCGGCTCGGTTGGGGAAACCAATAAGGGCGAGACCTACGTGGTGCCCGATTTCTTTATTTACAACAATGCAGGCAAACTGGAGCTCACGCTTAACAGTAAAAATGCCCCGGACCTGCGGATCAGTGAAGGATACCGGGACATGCTGAAAGACTATGACCGCGGCAGTAAAAAAGACAAGCGGCAGAAAGAAGCAGTCATGTTCATCAAACAAAAGATCGATGCTGCCAAATGGTTCATTGATGCCATCAAACAACGGCAGAATACCCTGCTCAATACCATGGAAGCCATCATGAATTACCAGCGTGAATTTTTCATTTCCGGGGATGAGACAGACCTGCGGCCAATGATCCTGAAATACATCGCGGAAGCCACCGGCCTGGATATTTCTACGGTAAGCCGCGTGGCAAACAGTAAATTCGTGCAAACGGAATTCGGAACCTACCGGCTTAAATTTTTCTTCAGCGAAAGCCTGCAAACAGACAGCGGGGAAGAAGTAAGCACCCGGGAGGTTAAAAAAATACTAAGCGATATCATTGAAGCAGAAAGCAAAAAACACCCGCACAGTGATGAAAAACTGACCGAGATGCTGCAGGAAAAAGGTTATAATATTGCACGGCGGACCGTTGCCAAATACAGGGAACAGCTGAATATTTCCGTTGCCCGTTTAAGAAAAGAATTATGACAGCACCATTGCCACATACGCAGCCTGCCATGCCCGGGCAGGAACACAATATCATGCTCCGGGTATTTGCACAGTTCTTTTCGGTGCTGTTTCATCCCCTGTTCATTCCAACCTACGTGGTGGCTTTCTTACTAAATTTCCATCCTTCTTATTTTTCCGGTTTTAACAACAGCGCTAAGATGATGTTGCTGCTGACCACTGCATTAAACACTGCTTTTTTCCCGGCATTTTCTGTTTTTATAATGAAAGGCCTGGGCTTTATCAAGTCTGTTTTTCTGCACTCGCAACAGGACAGGATCGGCCCTTACCTGGCCAGCATGATCTTCTATTTCTGGGCTGCAAGGGTTTTCTTTAAGTTCGAGCCACAGCTTTCTCCTGTGCTGCCGGCTTTCATGACGGGGGTCTTTCTTACAACCGTTGCGGCGCTCATCATAAACATCTTCTATAAGATAAGCATGCATGCCATCGGCTGCGGCGGTCTGCTGGGTATTTTCCTGATCATCATGAACAGTAACAGCATGCTGATGACCTGGCCCTTATCACTGGCCTTGCTGGTAACTGGTATTGTCTGTACCTCCCGTTTCATTGTAAGCAATCACACGCCTAAAGAGATCTATGCGGGTTTGCTTGTTGGCCTGCTCTGCCAGCTGATCGCTGCTTTCGTGATCCTATAAAAAGAAGAAGCCCCGCTGAAAGCAGAGCCTCTTGTCTCCTGTCGTGCCTAACAATAAAAACATCTAAAACTGTAGAGGAAATATAGTTCTTACGTGTTAAGTATTTTTGATCGGGTTATATAGTTTTTTGACGGATAGTATAAAAACATACAGCTCCCTCCTTTGATCACATCAATGATCTTTTTAGTCAATCCCACCGGTACGGCCGGGCACCCATAACTCCTGCCCAGGTAACCATTCCGGCGGATGAAATTCTCATGCACATAACCGGCACCATGCATTACGATGGCCCTTTTAAAAGCATTATCATTGATCCCGGCCTCGCATCCTTTTAATTTCAACGAATATCCATTTCCACCTTTATACGTATCCAGTGTGATAAAAAACCCAAGGCTGCTCTTATGTGATTGCCCGCTATTGGAAAAATCGGTGGCATAATCCAATCCTGAATTGCGGCCATGTGCCACCAGGGAGTTGAACAGGATATTCCCGGTGATCATATCCAGTACAAACAGTCTTTTCTGAGACGAAGGTTTGCTGTAATCAATAATGGTGAGCAGGTTATCTTTTTTGAGAAGGCTCCTGGATTGAAGTACTTCATATCCCCTGGCCGCTTTTTCAAAAGCATCCCGTGACAGGCCGGCAGCTTCCAGGTTCCAGGTTTCAAACAATTCCCCGGCGCTGGTCATTGGACCCGTTCCTGCTGAAACAGCAGCGATGCCGGTTCCGTATGTTGCCGTACTTTTCTTTGTAACGTCTGACGAAGTGCTGTTGGCAAGCAACAACAACATGGGCAGCAATGCAAGCGCATAACGGATTAATCTCATGCTTGTGGTTTTCAATCAGGATCCGGCGGTTAATTGGATCGTTGGTATAAATCGTTTTGAACCCGCCTTTTATTGTCTGCAGGATTAAAACGGTACAGATATTTTTTATTGCCATGTTCTGAAAAGTAAAAATACGTGGGGCCTGTACTTAAGGGGTGCGGAAGGCATCGTTTTATTACTTTAATTACCCAATGCTTTATCTTTGCGCTTTACCGGAAATATGAAGAATATCAAATCTTTTTTTTACCTGTTTTTTTTATTGGCGGCAACCCAGGCAAATGCAAACATTCAAAAAACGGGTTTTGACAGATCTGCTTTTTACAATGCCATGGCATCTGATGATATTGAGGTGGTGAATACACAATTAACCATCATCAAAGCGTCTTCGGGAAATGACAAAGACGCCTTTGAAGGCGCTTTGCTGATGAAAAAAGCCGGGCTTGTTGCCAAAACAAAGGATAAGATCAGCCTCTTTAAATCGGGCCGCCAGAAACTGGAAGCTTTTATTAAAAAAGACAACGACAATACGGAATACTGTTTTCTACGGCTCATCATACAGGAACATGCCCCCAAGGCGGTTGACTATAAAAGCAATATTGCTCACGACAGCAAGCTCATCCGCTCCAATTATAAGAATTTACCGCCGGTTGTTCAGCAGGCCATCCTGGATTACAGCAAAAAATCAAAGGCTTTAAAAGGGCTCGTACCTTAATTTTGCAATGCATGGCTAAAAAGATCCTTGTTATTTATTATACACAGTCGGGGCAGTTGAAAGACATCACCGATTCTTTGACAGCCCCGCTTCTTGAAGCAGGCAATTCCGTAGAGAAGGTCCGAATCAACGTGGCCAATGAATATCCTTTCCCCTGGACCGGCAAAGCCTTCTTTGCCGTAATGCCTGATTGTGTTTTGGAAGTGCCTGCAGCACTGAAGGACTTTGAATTAAAAGAGAACAAATACGACCTGGTCATTCTCGGGTACCAGGCCTGGTTCCTTTCTCCATCTATTCCGGTCAATTCGATATTGCTTCACCCGAAAGTGAAAGCGGTAATAAAAGACACGCCCGTAATTGCCATAACCGGTGCCCGGAATATGTGGATCAGCGCCATGGAAAGGATAAAAGCAATACTGAAGAGTTCAGGTGCCAGGCTGGTGGGCCATATTGCGCTGGTTGACAAGCACCACAACTTCATCAGTTTTATCACTATTTTTTACTGGATGTTCAAAGGCAAAAAAGGCCGCTGGCTAAATCTTTTCCCGAAGCCCGGTGTTGCAGATGAAGATATTGCCGGCACTGCTACCTATGGTGCAACCATTCAAAAATACCTTGCCCGGGAAAACTGGGATGGCTTGCAGGACGAATTGCTTCATCAAAAAGCAGTGGTAGTAAAATATAATCTAATGTTTATCGAATCAAAGGCCAAAGCGCATCTTTGGCATATGGGCAAACATCATTGCCAAAAAGAAAAAAAAGACAGCGTGGCTTGTTGCATTCAAATATTATCTTTTAATTGCATTGTTTATAGCTGCCCCGGTAATTTTAACTGTTGATGCTATCTTCTTCAAGCCTTTCTTATCGGGACGCATCCATAAACAAAAACAAAAATATTCAGGTATCACTTAACCCTAACTGCCAATGTCTTTTAACGAGGTTTACATAACCAATACTTCTTCCTTTTTCCCAAACGGCCCGGTATCCAATGATGAGATGGAGGATTACCTGGGTTATATAAACGGTCAGCCTTCCAAATCAAAGCGTATTGTTTTGCGGAACAACGGCATCACCAACCGGTATTATGCGTTAACCAAGGACAGGAAAGTGACGCATACCAATGCCCAGATAACAGCCGAGGCTGTAAAGGCTGTTTTAGGAAATGACGAAAATAAATTCAAAGCCATTGACCTGATCTCCTGCGGTACATCCACCCCCGACCAGGTGATGCCTTCGCACGGGGTAATGGTACACGGCCTGCTTCCCCAAACCAATGCCATTGAAGTGGTATCCCCGGCAGGGGTTTGCTGTGCCGGTATGCATGCATTAAAATATGCCTACATGGCTATTAAGACCGGGGATGCCGGTTTAGCTGTGGCAACAGGTTCCGAGCGGTTCTCCACCTTGCTTATCGCAGATGTGTTTGAGGACGAGGCGAAAAAATTAAAAGAACTGGAAGAGAACCCATACATCGGTTTCGAAAAAGAGTTCCTGCGCTGGATGTTATCGGACGGGGCTGCTGCTTTTTTAATGACCAACAAGAAGAACGAAAATGGGCTGAGCCTGCGGGTGGAATGGCTGGAAGGGTTTTCGTATGCCAATACCATGGAAGCCTGCATGTACAGCGCCAGTGAGAAAATGAAAGACGGTTCATTGAAGAGTTATATGGAATTCACCCACGATGAAATAAACAACAAATCCATCTTAAGTATCAAGCAGGACGTAAAACTGCTCAGTGAAAATATTGTTCCGCTGGGTGGCGAAGGCCTGAAAGCAGCGCTGGATAAACACGGGGTAAAATCATCGGAAGTGGATTATTTTCTGCCACACATGTCCAGTAATTTTTTCAAGGACAAAATATTTCAACGCCTGATCGAGAACGGAACCGGTATTCCATACGACAAATGGTTTGTCAACCTCAGTACGGTTGGCAATGTGGGTGCTGCTTCGGTTTACCTGATGGTGGATGAGTTATACCACAGCGGTAAACTGAAAAAAGGCGACAAGATCCTGCTGCTTGTTCCGGAAAGCGCCCGTTTTTCATATATGTACAGCCTTCTTACCGTTTGCTAAGCATCCCGTTTAAAAAGGAATATTTAGGTTATTGTAGTAATTTCATCTTTCATACCAACATTCATTTTGTGGCAATATGAAAAAAGAAGAAATACCCCAGGATGATGGCGCCCTCAACAAACTGACGAAAGAGGTGGTTTATGCCATTGACAGCTCAGGAAAATACAGCACCGAATTAAGTACCGGCTGGGAAGT from Chitinophagaceae bacterium encodes the following:
- a CDS encoding beta-ketoacyl-ACP synthase III — protein: MSFNEVYITNTSSFFPNGPVSNDEMEDYLGYINGQPSKSKRIVLRNNGITNRYYALTKDRKVTHTNAQITAEAVKAVLGNDENKFKAIDLISCGTSTPDQVMPSHGVMVHGLLPQTNAIEVVSPAGVCCAGMHALKYAYMAIKTGDAGLAVATGSERFSTLLIADVFEDEAKKLKELEENPYIGFEKEFLRWMLSDGAAAFLMTNKKNENGLSLRVEWLEGFSYANTMEACMYSASEKMKDGSLKSYMEFTHDEINNKSILSIKQDVKLLSENIVPLGGEGLKAALDKHGVKSSEVDYFLPHMSSNFFKDKIFQRLIENGTGIPYDKWFVNLSTVGNVGAASVYLMVDELYHSGKLKKGDKILLLVPESARFSYMYSLLTVC
- a CDS encoding murein L,D-transpeptidase catalytic domain family protein; the encoded protein is MRLIRYALALLPMLLLLANSTSSDVTKKSTATYGTGIAAVSAGTGPMTSAGELFETWNLEAAGLSRDAFEKAARGYEVLQSRSLLKKDNLLTIIDYSKPSSQKRLFVLDMITGNILFNSLVAHGRNSGLDYATDFSNSGQSHKSSLGFFITLDTYKGGNGYSLKLKGCEAGINDNAFKRAIVMHGAGYVHENFIRRNGYLGRSYGCPAVPVGLTKKIIDVIKGGSCMFLYYPSKNYITRSKILNT
- the rpoN gene encoding RNA polymerase factor sigma-54 — its product is MALSQGLYQKQLQKLSPQQIQLMKLLQVPTALLEERIKEEMEENPALEEAEEGHEDEYDETNDEFKDKETEDAELDGSEDEYDNIDITEYVNDGDDEVGDYKLKDDNYPEIDESRVIPIKVERGFNELMLEQLGMLSLTEQQQRIAEQIIGNLDDDGYLRREFSAIVDDLAFRQNIETSEEEIAGLVLQIQQFDPPGIAARNLQECLLLQLERKAGQGKHIEVAMKVLEKYFDEFIKKHYEKIQRGLGLTDEQLREVINQIIKLNPKPAGSVGETNKGETYVVPDFFIYNNAGKLELTLNSKNAPDLRISEGYRDMLKDYDRGSKKDKRQKEAVMFIKQKIDAAKWFIDAIKQRQNTLLNTMEAIMNYQREFFISGDETDLRPMILKYIAEATGLDISTVSRVANSKFVQTEFGTYRLKFFFSESLQTDSGEEVSTREVKKILSDIIEAESKKHPHSDEKLTEMLQEKGYNIARRTVAKYREQLNISVARLRKEL